The Paenibacillus sp. FSL R7-0204 genome includes a region encoding these proteins:
- a CDS encoding class I SAM-dependent methyltransferase translates to MKQNKSSMTALVAAFGRAYHSQYDNPKIFNDDVAQKLISPQEFADISRNMVQGIAFFSPEIAERYPDDPEAILRWIVQVQLSPTPLARAAYCEAIVLHELSLGLKQYVILGAGLDSFACRYHTLMERLTIFEVDAPVTQASKQQRLKEAQLAVPGNLHLVPMDFTGEFSYSSLLTQGFDPEAKTLFSLLGVSYYLTKEENTRLITELLAKVPSGSSIVLDYADEYLMEEQGVSGRVGKMVQMAAASGEPMQSWFSYSEMEELLAEAGLLVYEHLSPAEINDRFFSGRSDALSAFETIHYIHAVKK, encoded by the coding sequence ATGAAGCAGAACAAGTCCAGTATGACTGCCTTAGTGGCCGCTTTTGGCCGTGCGTATCACAGTCAATATGACAATCCCAAGATTTTCAATGATGATGTGGCGCAAAAGCTGATATCACCGCAGGAGTTCGCGGATATAAGCAGGAATATGGTGCAGGGGATTGCGTTCTTCAGTCCCGAAATCGCGGAGAGGTACCCGGATGATCCTGAAGCCATCTTGAGATGGATTGTCCAGGTTCAGTTATCCCCCACACCGCTGGCTCGTGCTGCCTACTGTGAGGCTATAGTGCTGCATGAGCTGAGTCTCGGGCTGAAGCAGTATGTGATTCTTGGGGCGGGGCTGGACAGCTTTGCCTGCCGTTATCATACGCTTATGGAGCGGCTCACGATTTTTGAAGTCGATGCTCCTGTTACCCAGGCATCCAAGCAGCAGAGGCTTAAGGAAGCACAGCTTGCGGTTCCCGGCAATCTTCATCTCGTCCCTATGGACTTCACGGGCGAATTCTCGTATTCCAGTCTGCTTACGCAGGGATTCGATCCTGAGGCCAAGACCTTGTTCAGCCTGCTGGGGGTATCCTACTATCTTACTAAGGAGGAGAATACCCGCCTGATTACGGAGTTGCTCGCAAAGGTTCCCTCAGGTAGTTCTATCGTTCTGGATTATGCAGATGAATATCTAATGGAAGAGCAGGGCGTGTCCGGCCGGGTGGGCAAAATGGTGCAAATGGCTGCTGCCAGCGGCGAGCCCATGCAGTCCTGGTTCAGTTATTCGGAGATGGAGGAGCTGCTGGCTGAGGCCGGGCTGCTAGTCTACGAGCACCTGTCTCCGGCAGAGATCAATGACAGATTTTTCAGCGGCCGGAGTGATGCTCTAAGCGCTTTTGAGACGATTCATTATATTCATGCGGTTAAGAAGTAG
- a CDS encoding discoidin domain-containing protein, whose protein sequence is MRNKYVTWSLVVTLLISTLFMAAGPLTRSSAAGGTNLALNKTITASGQSQNYTPDNVKDSNPSTYWESTNDAFPGWIQVDLGTLTSIDQLVLKLPASWETRTQTLAVQGSTNGTSFTDIAGPSAYEFNPSVAGNSVTINFTSANTRYVRLLFSANTAWPAGQLSELEIYGASPPTPAPTAGPTASPVPAGTYEAEAAALSGGAQVNTDHAGYSGTGFVDNYLAQGPSTTFTVNVPAAGTRNVTLKYANASGSDKTISIYVNGVKQRQTILPNLANWDTWSTKAEALPLNAGSNSIAYKYDAGDTGNVNLDLITVAAAIIATPVPSPTVAPTTAPTPTPAPTPVTTPAPTATVAPTSAPTPTATPMSTPTVSPGGNIAIGKAISASSSTQNFVAVNANDNNTATYWEGSGNPSTLTLDLGANYTISSIVLKLNPAAEWAARTQNIQVLGHNQTSTTFSNLVSAQTYTFNPASGNTVTIPVTATVKRLQLNVTANSGAPAGQIAEFQVYGTPAANPDLTITGMSWTPASPVETGSVTLNATVKNIGNAAAAATTVNFYLNNELAGSAPVAALAAGASATISYNAGTLTAGTYPLSAQVDEAGQIIEQNESNNGYINPTSLVIAPVSSSDLVGTASWSPGTPAAGSNVAFTVRLKNQGNLASAGGAHGITVALKNAAGSTVQTFTGSYTGVIAAGASVEVSLPGTWSAVNGNYTVTTTIAADANELTTKQANNVNTVNLVVYALRGASVLYSRYDTEDATRGGSAALRSAPNFDQTAIASEASGQSYVALPSNGAYAQWTVRAGQGGAGVTMRFTMPDSADGMGLTGALDVYVNGTKAKTIPLTSYYAWQYFSGDQPGDAPSAGRPLFRFDEVHWKLDTPLQPGDVIRIQKNNGDSLEYGVDFLEIEPVPAAIARPANSVSVTDYGAVAGDGQDDLGAFNSAVTAAVTSGKSLYIPSGTFNLSSMWVIGSVSNMINNITITGAGYWHTNLQFTNPNAAGGGISFRVQGKLDFSNVYMNSNLRSRYNQNAIYKGLMDNFGNNSVIHDVWIEHFECGMWVGDYARTPAIYANNLLVENSRIRNNLADGINFSQGTSNSTVRNTNVRNNGDDGLAVWPSNTFGAPDGVNNTFSYNTIENNWRAGAIGIFGGSGHKADHNYIIDTVGGSGIRLNTTFPGAHFNSNTGMIFSDTTIINSGTSRDLYDGERGAIDLEASSDPIKNVTFSNIDIINTQRDAIQFGYGGGFSGIVFNNININGTGLDGVTTSRFSGAHKGAAIYTYTGNGSATFNNLTTSNIAYPSLYYIQSGFGLLIQ, encoded by the coding sequence ATGCGCAACAAGTATGTTACATGGTCGCTTGTAGTTACGCTGCTCATCTCAACGCTATTCATGGCGGCCGGTCCGCTGACCCGTTCGTCGGCAGCTGGCGGAACGAATCTGGCACTTAACAAAACCATTACCGCTAGCGGACAATCTCAGAATTATACGCCGGATAATGTTAAGGACAGCAATCCGAGTACGTATTGGGAGAGTACAAATGATGCTTTTCCTGGGTGGATTCAGGTGGATCTGGGTACGCTCACCAGTATAGACCAGCTTGTATTGAAGTTACCGGCTAGCTGGGAGACGCGGACCCAGACACTGGCGGTACAGGGCAGTACGAACGGAACTAGCTTTACAGATATTGCTGGTCCATCTGCGTACGAATTTAATCCTTCGGTGGCGGGTAATAGTGTCACGATTAACTTCACGTCTGCCAATACGCGTTATGTCCGTCTGTTGTTCAGCGCGAATACTGCTTGGCCTGCGGGCCAATTGTCCGAGCTTGAAATCTACGGTGCCAGCCCCCCAACCCCTGCGCCTACAGCCGGACCTACTGCATCACCGGTTCCAGCGGGTACCTATGAAGCAGAGGCAGCTGCGTTATCCGGCGGAGCGCAAGTGAACACGGACCATGCCGGATACTCCGGCACAGGCTTTGTTGACAACTATCTGGCCCAAGGTCCTTCCACCACCTTCACGGTCAATGTGCCTGCGGCGGGTACACGGAACGTTACGCTGAAGTATGCCAATGCAAGCGGAAGCGATAAGACGATCAGCATCTACGTGAACGGAGTTAAGCAGCGCCAGACCATCTTGCCGAACCTGGCGAACTGGGATACCTGGAGCACGAAGGCGGAAGCCCTCCCGTTGAATGCTGGCAGTAATAGTATTGCTTACAAATACGATGCGGGGGATACGGGCAATGTCAATTTAGATCTAATTACGGTAGCAGCTGCAATCATCGCCACGCCCGTACCTTCACCTACAGTAGCTCCAACAACTGCTCCTACTCCAACACCAGCGCCAACGCCGGTAACTACCCCGGCCCCTACAGCTACGGTGGCACCAACTTCCGCACCAACACCAACAGCAACACCGATGTCAACACCAACGGTGTCCCCTGGAGGGAACATCGCCATTGGCAAGGCGATCAGCGCCTCCTCCAGCACACAGAATTTCGTAGCCGTGAATGCGAACGATAACAACACGGCTACTTACTGGGAAGGCAGCGGGAATCCCAGCACCCTTACGCTCGACCTTGGAGCCAATTATACAATCTCATCGATTGTGCTGAAGCTGAATCCGGCGGCCGAATGGGCGGCCCGGACGCAGAACATTCAAGTTCTGGGACACAATCAGACTTCGACGACCTTCAGCAACCTCGTTTCAGCTCAGACCTATACCTTCAATCCGGCTTCGGGCAACACGGTAACCATTCCCGTGACAGCAACCGTTAAGCGGCTACAGCTTAATGTCACTGCCAACTCCGGTGCACCAGCCGGACAGATCGCTGAATTCCAGGTATACGGTACACCGGCAGCGAACCCGGATCTGACGATTACAGGCATGAGCTGGACTCCTGCTTCTCCGGTGGAGACAGGCAGTGTAACTCTGAATGCAACGGTAAAAAACATTGGCAATGCCGCAGCAGCAGCCACCACTGTCAATTTCTACTTGAACAACGAACTGGCGGGTTCGGCACCGGTAGCGGCTTTGGCAGCAGGTGCTTCGGCAACCATCTCCTACAATGCAGGGACGCTAACAGCCGGAACTTATCCGCTAAGTGCCCAGGTAGATGAAGCAGGCCAGATTATTGAGCAGAACGAAAGCAACAATGGCTACATTAATCCTACTTCCCTGGTCATTGCTCCTGTGTCCAGCTCCGATCTTGTAGGTACGGCCTCCTGGTCACCAGGAACACCGGCTGCGGGGAGTAACGTGGCCTTCACCGTCCGTCTCAAAAATCAGGGCAACCTTGCTTCCGCAGGCGGTGCCCATGGAATAACTGTAGCCTTGAAGAATGCCGCAGGCTCTACTGTGCAGACCTTCACCGGCTCTTACACCGGCGTAATCGCAGCCGGGGCTTCGGTTGAGGTGTCTCTCCCCGGCACCTGGAGTGCAGTGAACGGCAATTATACGGTCACTACAACCATTGCCGCAGATGCCAATGAGCTTACAACCAAGCAGGCCAATAATGTGAACACTGTGAACCTGGTTGTATATGCTTTGCGCGGAGCAAGTGTTCTGTACAGCCGGTATGATACAGAGGATGCAACCCGCGGCGGCTCGGCGGCGCTGAGATCTGCACCGAATTTCGATCAGACGGCGATTGCCTCCGAGGCTTCGGGACAGAGTTATGTAGCCTTACCTTCTAACGGAGCTTATGCCCAGTGGACAGTGAGAGCGGGGCAAGGCGGTGCCGGAGTCACTATGAGATTCACAATGCCGGATTCGGCAGACGGAATGGGCCTTACCGGTGCGCTTGACGTATATGTGAATGGAACCAAAGCCAAGACCATTCCGCTGACCTCCTATTATGCCTGGCAATACTTTTCTGGAGATCAGCCGGGGGATGCTCCTAGTGCCGGACGTCCGCTGTTCCGGTTCGATGAAGTCCACTGGAAGCTGGACACACCGCTTCAGCCCGGGGATGTGATCCGAATTCAGAAGAATAACGGAGACAGTCTGGAGTATGGTGTGGATTTCCTGGAGATTGAACCTGTACCGGCAGCCATCGCCCGTCCGGCCAACTCGGTATCGGTCACCGATTACGGTGCAGTGGCAGGAGACGGACAGGACGACCTGGGCGCCTTCAACAGTGCGGTTACAGCCGCCGTGACCAGCGGGAAATCTCTCTATATTCCGTCTGGAACTTTTAATCTGAGCAGCATGTGGGTCATTGGCTCGGTCAGCAACATGATCAACAACATTACAATTACAGGCGCAGGCTATTGGCACACCAATCTGCAATTTACGAATCCCAATGCAGCTGGCGGGGGCATCTCCTTCCGTGTTCAAGGCAAGCTGGATTTCAGCAATGTCTATATGAACTCGAATCTGAGATCCCGGTACAACCAGAATGCCATTTATAAAGGCCTGATGGATAATTTCGGTAACAATTCGGTTATCCATGACGTATGGATTGAGCATTTTGAGTGCGGCATGTGGGTGGGAGATTATGCGCGGACGCCGGCAATCTATGCGAACAATCTGCTTGTAGAGAACAGCCGCATCCGCAACAATCTGGCGGACGGCATCAACTTCTCCCAAGGGACCAGCAATTCTACTGTCCGCAATACCAATGTGCGCAATAACGGGGACGACGGACTGGCCGTCTGGCCGAGCAATACGTTCGGGGCGCCGGATGGGGTGAATAACACTTTTTCGTACAATACGATTGAGAATAACTGGCGTGCCGGCGCTATCGGCATCTTCGGGGGCAGCGGCCACAAGGCCGATCACAACTACATTATCGACACGGTGGGCGGCTCCGGCATCCGGCTGAATACGACCTTCCCGGGGGCGCATTTCAACAGCAATACGGGGATGATTTTCTCGGATACGACGATTATTAACAGCGGCACCAGCCGTGACTTGTATGACGGGGAACGCGGTGCGATTGATCTCGAAGCTTCGAGTGACCCGATCAAGAACGTTACCTTCAGCAACATCGACATTATCAATACCCAGCGCGATGCGATCCAGTTCGGATACGGCGGCGGCTTCTCAGGTATCGTATTTAACAACATTAACATTAACGGCACCGGTCTCGATGGAGTAACCACTTCACGATTCTCCGGCGCTCATAAGGGGGCGGCAATCTACACGTATACCGGCAACGGCTCGGCGACCTTCAACAACCTGACGACCAGCAATATCGCGTATCCAAGCTTGTATTATATTCAGAGCGGGTTTGGGCTGTTGATTCAGTAG
- a CDS encoding peptide ABC transporter substrate-binding protein, whose translation MKRLLYIILAVGLMMSVTLTGGAGTSSAAQANKVLRIGLGSLPDQLDPAAAADDSTVTVLKGLFEGLVRLNAAGQAVPAIAKSWTLSKDGRTYTFALRGDAKWSNGQQVLASDFEYAWKRALAPEAKNVYAFNMYMINNAQNYNEGLLKDTSKIGVKALNNTTLQVTLKEKTSYFIQLLAESIYYPVYAKTAKANNQWATDLKSMVTNGPFKLKTWKSNEISIVKNPAYYAAQEIKLPEVRLLLPENPTVAYMNNEVDWVGGGGEESVDYTSLDSASYRDLHEGPYASTYFYQFNLTKPPFDNLKIRQALAMAIDREALRYGNPAFGFVPPSIHGTQLNFRTEMPDKMYFHEDVAAAKQLLKEGMREAGLTKFPSFTIIVNEYINHDVIANKVIKDWQKNLGIEASVEIQSFEELLDNRIHQNYAIARAGWSADFNDPASMLELFSSQNVSNDTGWSNTVYDRYMQQARQAADPGTRMQIYATAEQLLMDQMAVIPLFYTVTDYLSHPNIKNVYVDYDGSIAFTRGSWR comes from the coding sequence ATGAAAAGGTTGCTTTATATCATTTTGGCAGTAGGTTTAATGATGAGTGTAACGCTCACGGGAGGGGCAGGTACTTCATCTGCTGCACAAGCTAATAAGGTATTGCGTATCGGTCTGGGAAGTCTTCCTGATCAGCTTGATCCGGCAGCAGCTGCGGATGACAGCACAGTGACAGTTCTCAAAGGGTTATTTGAAGGACTGGTCCGGTTGAATGCGGCTGGTCAGGCCGTTCCGGCAATAGCAAAATCATGGACCCTCTCGAAGGATGGCAGAACGTATACCTTTGCGCTTCGCGGGGATGCGAAATGGAGCAACGGGCAGCAGGTGCTGGCCTCGGACTTCGAGTATGCCTGGAAGCGGGCGCTGGCTCCGGAAGCCAAGAATGTCTACGCTTTTAATATGTACATGATTAATAATGCGCAGAACTACAACGAGGGACTTCTGAAGGATACCTCCAAAATCGGTGTAAAGGCGTTGAATAACACCACACTCCAGGTCACATTAAAGGAGAAAACCTCCTATTTCATCCAACTGCTCGCAGAGAGCATCTATTATCCGGTGTACGCTAAGACTGCGAAGGCCAACAACCAATGGGCAACAGATCTGAAGTCTATGGTAACCAATGGTCCCTTCAAGCTCAAGACATGGAAGAGTAATGAGATTTCTATAGTTAAAAATCCTGCTTATTATGCGGCCCAAGAAATTAAGCTGCCGGAGGTACGTCTGCTGCTGCCTGAGAATCCGACAGTCGCTTATATGAACAATGAGGTTGACTGGGTTGGAGGCGGAGGGGAGGAATCAGTGGATTATACATCTTTAGATAGCGCATCTTACCGCGACCTGCATGAAGGACCGTATGCTTCCACCTATTTTTATCAATTCAATCTGACTAAGCCGCCGTTTGACAATCTGAAGATCCGCCAGGCATTGGCGATGGCGATTGACCGTGAAGCCTTGCGTTACGGCAATCCGGCGTTTGGATTTGTGCCGCCAAGTATTCATGGGACCCAGTTGAATTTCCGCACAGAGATGCCGGACAAGATGTACTTTCATGAGGATGTGGCGGCGGCCAAGCAATTACTGAAGGAAGGCATGAGAGAAGCGGGACTCACCAAGTTCCCCAGCTTCACTATTATCGTGAATGAATATATCAATCATGACGTTATCGCAAATAAAGTGATCAAGGACTGGCAAAAGAACTTAGGCATTGAAGCAAGTGTAGAAATCCAAAGCTTCGAGGAACTGCTGGATAATCGTATACATCAGAACTATGCTATAGCAAGAGCGGGATGGAGCGCTGATTTCAATGATCCGGCCTCGATGCTGGAGCTGTTCAGTTCACAGAATGTCTCCAATGATACAGGGTGGAGCAATACAGTGTATGACCGTTATATGCAGCAAGCCCGGCAGGCGGCCGACCCCGGCACGCGTATGCAGATCTATGCTACGGCTGAACAGCTGCTCATGGATCAAATGGCAGTTATTCCGCTGTTTTACACTGTGACTGATTATTTGAGTCATCCTAATATCAAAAATGTATATGTTGACTATGACGGGTCCATAGCTTTCACAAGAGGCTCGTGGCGGTGA
- a CDS encoding DMT family transporter: MLTGLVLALIAGALVSLQNIFNAKVNEHTGSWSTTTLVLGMGFAASLVMGLIMEGKNMFTLQHMQPWYWLSGMIGVGVVICLVQATRILGATYAISIVLTAQLGFALLWDSLGWLGLAKVPFSFNQLIGVLIIVGGILVFKLGGAREPQAQDGHSGTEHKKHAVELK, from the coding sequence ATGTTAACAGGGTTAGTACTTGCACTGATCGCGGGCGCGCTGGTCAGTTTACAGAATATTTTCAACGCCAAAGTCAATGAGCATACAGGCTCTTGGTCGACCACTACACTAGTGCTGGGCATGGGCTTCGCCGCCTCCCTCGTCATGGGGCTGATTATGGAAGGGAAAAACATGTTCACGCTGCAGCACATGCAGCCCTGGTACTGGTTAAGCGGAATGATCGGCGTGGGGGTCGTAATCTGCCTGGTCCAGGCCACCAGAATCCTTGGCGCCACCTATGCCATCTCGATTGTACTTACTGCCCAGCTTGGCTTCGCCTTGCTCTGGGATTCACTGGGCTGGCTGGGGTTGGCGAAGGTTCCGTTCTCGTTCAACCAGCTGATCGGCGTGCTTATTATCGTAGGCGGGATATTGGTGTTCAAGCTGGGTGGAGCGCGTGAGCCCCAAGCTCAAGACGGCCACTCTGGAACAGAGCATAAGAAGCATGCAGTGGAATTGAAGTAG
- a CDS encoding GNAT family N-acetyltransferase: protein MNTIRPIERRDNAAIERIIRECLIEFGGNREGLAWADDSLRDLYTYYNSAANRAYWIIEVDGQVLGGCGIAAFDETQQICELQKMYLSAAIRGQGVAAELLDTALAFAKQHYRKCYLETLLTMQAAGRFYVKHGFSPLDGPLAGSEHYACDAWYIRDLHELNIL from the coding sequence ATGAACACCATCCGTCCCATTGAGCGCAGGGATAATGCGGCCATTGAGAGGATTATCCGGGAGTGCCTGATTGAATTCGGCGGCAACCGCGAAGGCCTGGCCTGGGCAGATGATAGCCTGCGTGATTTATATACCTATTATAATAGCGCGGCGAATCGTGCTTATTGGATTATTGAAGTGGACGGGCAGGTGCTTGGCGGCTGCGGGATTGCGGCATTTGACGAAACGCAGCAGATCTGTGAATTGCAGAAAATGTACCTGTCCGCAGCCATCCGCGGCCAAGGCGTTGCAGCAGAGCTGCTGGATACGGCGCTTGCCTTCGCTAAGCAGCATTACCGCAAGTGTTACCTGGAGACGCTGCTGACGATGCAGGCCGCTGGCCGCTTCTATGTCAAGCACGGGTTCAGCCCGCTGGATGGCCCGCTGGCCGGTTCCGAGCATTATGCCTGCGATGCATGGTATATCCGAGACTTACATGAACTTAATATTCTATGA
- a CDS encoding type 1 glutamine amidotransferase family protein, translated as MQNRQAYLYVFNTMSDWEYGYLAAELNTGRYFKKGTAPLKVITVSATKETVITMGGLTVQPDLTLEECRLAGGDLLILPGGNTWGEAENQPVLDRAHEALQLGVAVAAICGATTALADKGYLDTVPHTSNNLDYLKMVSPGYKGEAYHEDGPVAVSGKLVTASGIAPLEFAREVLRILEVFAPATLDAWYSLNKTHETESFFQLMGSLEQG; from the coding sequence ATGCAAAACAGACAAGCTTACCTATATGTATTCAATACGATGTCAGACTGGGAATACGGGTATTTGGCCGCCGAACTGAACACAGGAAGATACTTCAAAAAGGGGACAGCCCCTTTAAAAGTCATTACAGTATCCGCCACCAAAGAAACGGTTATTACCATGGGTGGACTGACTGTTCAGCCGGATCTCACCCTTGAGGAGTGCAGGCTGGCTGGCGGCGACCTTTTGATTTTACCTGGAGGGAATACGTGGGGAGAGGCGGAGAATCAGCCGGTCCTGGATAGGGCTCACGAAGCGCTCCAGCTCGGTGTGGCCGTTGCTGCTATCTGCGGTGCGACCACGGCGCTGGCGGATAAGGGGTATCTGGATACTGTGCCGCATACAAGCAACAACCTGGATTACCTGAAAATGGTCAGCCCCGGCTATAAAGGGGAAGCTTATCATGAGGATGGGCCTGTAGCTGTCAGCGGGAAGCTGGTCACAGCATCAGGCATCGCTCCGCTGGAGTTTGCGAGGGAAGTGCTAAGGATCTTAGAGGTATTTGCTCCAGCAACCCTGGATGCATGGTACAGTCTTAACAAGACACATGAGACCGAATCCTTTTTCCAGCTAATGGGCTCGTTAGAACAGGGATAA
- a CDS encoding sedoheptulokinase, which translates to MEPMITAGLDIGTTSISGLLYDLEKRTILHSLTESQASLPFSLNQEWERLQDPELIMKQVEHILERLLAHQPEVTGIGLTGQMHGIVYLDKSGRATGPLYTWQDGRAGQLTGGTGSPTYAQQFSDLTGYTVAPGYGLATHYYNVCRQLVTGRAVGFCTIADYIAMRLANGDIPLIDATQAAGIGGFSLRTGDFDRTAINLAGIAPAFLPQVVPSGTAIGSTSQGIPVYTSLGDNQASFLGSVPQPGCSLLLNIGTGSQLSAWVPDCDNAPSAMEVRPFPGGGMLMVGAALSGGKSYALLEGFFRQLITAYTGAAPTDVYSLMSRLLSEEVTGSGSTGLTVNTQLLGTRTNPEKRGSVEGITLENFTPGGLAHAFLQGMVDELHGFLADLEQQGVGTFTRLIGSGNALRSNPVLCAKAEAAFGLPLELGEHAEEAAVGAALCAAVGSGEIASFREAGAYLR; encoded by the coding sequence ATGGAGCCTATGATTACGGCCGGACTAGATATCGGAACCACATCCATCTCCGGGCTGCTCTACGATCTGGAGAAGCGTACGATTCTGCATAGCCTTACGGAATCGCAAGCGAGCCTGCCTTTCAGCCTGAATCAGGAATGGGAGCGGCTGCAGGACCCGGAATTGATTATGAAGCAGGTGGAGCATATACTTGAACGTCTGCTGGCGCACCAGCCGGAAGTAACGGGAATTGGCTTAACCGGGCAGATGCATGGGATTGTCTATTTGGATAAAAGCGGGAGAGCTACAGGTCCCCTGTATACCTGGCAGGATGGACGGGCGGGACAGCTCACCGGAGGGACGGGCAGTCCTACCTATGCGCAGCAGTTCAGTGACCTTACCGGTTACACTGTAGCTCCCGGCTATGGACTCGCCACCCATTACTATAATGTGTGCCGACAGCTTGTCACTGGGCGCGCAGTCGGCTTCTGCACGATTGCGGACTATATCGCGATGAGGCTGGCGAACGGTGATATTCCCCTGATCGATGCAACGCAGGCAGCGGGGATTGGGGGCTTCAGTCTGCGGACAGGAGATTTCGATAGAACCGCGATTAATTTAGCCGGGATCGCCCCTGCGTTTTTGCCGCAGGTCGTACCCTCTGGGACGGCAATCGGTAGCACATCACAAGGCATTCCCGTGTATACCTCGCTCGGGGATAATCAGGCCAGCTTCCTGGGCAGTGTGCCGCAGCCCGGATGCTCCCTGCTGCTGAACATCGGCACAGGGAGCCAGCTTTCGGCCTGGGTACCTGACTGTGATAACGCTCCTTCCGCGATGGAAGTACGCCCGTTCCCTGGTGGCGGGATGCTGATGGTTGGCGCAGCCTTGAGCGGCGGCAAGTCTTATGCCCTCCTGGAGGGATTCTTCCGGCAGTTGATTACCGCATACACCGGAGCAGCGCCGACAGATGTCTATTCCCTGATGTCTAGACTGCTTAGTGAGGAGGTTACGGGCAGCGGCAGCACAGGGCTTACGGTGAACACACAGCTCCTGGGGACAAGGACAAACCCGGAGAAGCGCGGCAGTGTGGAAGGAATCACGCTGGAGAATTTTACTCCCGGCGGGCTGGCCCATGCTTTTCTGCAAGGAATGGTAGATGAACTGCATGGCTTCCTAGCGGATTTGGAACAGCAGGGCGTAGGCACATTCACCCGCCTTATAGGCTCAGGCAATGCGCTGCGGAGTAATCCGGTGCTGTGCGCCAAGGCCGAAGCAGCCTTCGGGCTACCGCTTGAGCTTGGTGAACATGCTGAAGAAGCGGCCGTAGGGGCAGCGCTCTGTGCCGCTGTCGGCAGCGGGGAAATCGCAAGCTTCAGAGAAGCAGGGGCTTATCTTAGATAG
- a CDS encoding SDR family oxidoreductase: MRLHNKVAVVTGAASGMGKAIAVLYATEGAKVVVADIHLEAAETVAGDIKAGGGEAIAVQANVADESDIQNLIDSTVNTYGTVDILVNNAGIMDNFEPAGDIEDESWERVLAVNTTSVMRATRKVLPIFLKKQQGVIINVASVGGLFGARAGAAYTASKHAVIGFTKNTGFMYAAKGIRCNAIAPGGVETNIGSTMTHINPFGMERTQPGMALNPRMGQPTEIAQLALFLASEEAGFVNGAVITADGGWTAY, translated from the coding sequence ATGAGGCTTCACAACAAAGTAGCAGTAGTTACCGGGGCGGCGTCCGGGATGGGGAAGGCGATTGCTGTGCTTTATGCCACGGAAGGGGCCAAGGTCGTAGTGGCGGATATTCATCTGGAGGCTGCAGAGACGGTGGCGGGTGACATTAAAGCTGGCGGCGGGGAAGCCATAGCGGTACAAGCAAATGTTGCAGATGAGTCTGACATCCAGAATCTGATCGATAGTACAGTCAACACCTATGGCACTGTAGATATTCTGGTGAATAATGCGGGGATCATGGATAACTTTGAACCGGCGGGTGATATTGAGGATGAGAGCTGGGAGCGGGTGCTCGCCGTTAATACAACTTCAGTAATGCGTGCTACGCGTAAGGTGCTGCCTATTTTTCTGAAAAAACAACAGGGTGTTATTATTAACGTTGCCTCTGTAGGCGGTCTGTTCGGTGCCCGGGCAGGTGCGGCTTATACAGCCTCGAAGCATGCGGTTATCGGCTTTACCAAGAATACCGGATTCATGTATGCTGCCAAGGGAATCCGCTGCAATGCGATTGCGCCGGGCGGTGTGGAGACCAATATTGGTTCCACTATGACCCATATCAATCCTTTTGGCATGGAACGCACACAGCCGGGCATGGCGCTTAATCCACGGATGGGCCAGCCCACCGAAATCGCACAGCTCGCCTTATTCCTGGCTTCAGAGGAAGCAGGCTTTGTGAATGGAGCAGTCATTACCGCAGACGGCGGATGGACGGCTTATTAA
- a CDS encoding iron-sulfur cluster biosynthesis family protein, whose amino-acid sequence MQIELNAMTRERLEQSLAGKPGQFKMFYDTEDCGCNGMLVIRVVSEPSPTDIVFQTEPFTFLCDRQQELLFDDVMRLEAEAGYPAYKLTSDSTLFGSNIRVQDARG is encoded by the coding sequence ATGCAGATTGAGCTTAATGCAATGACCCGCGAACGGCTGGAGCAGAGTCTGGCCGGGAAGCCGGGGCAATTCAAAATGTTCTACGATACGGAGGACTGCGGCTGTAATGGCATGCTAGTGATCCGGGTAGTCAGCGAGCCTTCGCCAACGGATATTGTGTTTCAGACCGAGCCGTTCACCTTCCTATGTGACCGCCAGCAGGAATTGCTGTTCGATGACGTGATGCGGCTCGAAGCAGAGGCCGGGTATCCGGCCTACAAGCTGACGAGTGATTCCACCTTGTTCGGGAGCAATATCAGGGTGCAGGATGCGCGGGGCTGA